The Microbulbifer sp. TB1203 nucleotide sequence AGTATGGTCCGATGCCTCCGGCGTCTGTACCATCTTCGCGCGGATCGGATTTAAATCCACATAGGCCAGGCAGGCGGCCAGTGCCCGCTCGTCCAGTAGGGCTTGGGATTTGAACCTCCCTTCCCAAAAGCGGCCGGTGCACTGATCTTCCCGGTTGGCCTCGCGGGCGATGGATTCGTTCAGCATGCGCATAAACCAGCTGATATCCATCAGTCGCGCCCGCCATCCATCGGCGACTTCGGCAAGGCGGGCCAGCTCTGCGGAATCCAGGACTTCACCACGGATAAAGCGCTGCGAGAGCACAGAGCCCTTGCACAACTGGTGCCAGCGCTCCACCACCTCGCGCAGTTCCCAGCCAGCCGCTTGTGCCTCGTTGATATGCAGTACTACATGGTAGTGATTGCTCATCACCGCATAGGCACAAACATCCAGCGCGAACACCTCGGCCAGTTCCAGCAATCGGTCCTCGATCCACTGGCGGCGGTGCTCAAAACACTGCCCGGTACGCTCGTCCCGCCCACACAGAAAGGCGCGACGCACGCAGCGGGAGACGCAGTGGTAGTAGGGGGTGTTATCAAGGGATACCAGGGCTTTGCGCGGAAGTCCCATTTCTGGCTATCCATACAGTTGGATGAATAGACAGTATTTTACGGAGAAACGTATGCTTCTCAAGCGGGTTGGCGTAAGATGCTTTTTGTTTGATGGGTGTCCTGAAATGACCTGTTTGATGGGTGTCCTGAAATGACCTAATGGGTGTCCTGAAATGACCTAAATGACCTGATGGGTGTCCTGAAATGACTACTGAAATGACTCTACAGCCACAGCCTCACCAGCCTAAGTTACGACGGCCTCGACCGTCTCACTGGCACCACCGGCAACAACACCATCGGCAGCAGCACCCTAAACTACGACGGCCTCGGCAACATCACCGGCTACAGCAATACCAGCACAATCAATCCCAGCAGCCTCGACTACCAGTACAACACCACAACCAACCGCCTCACCGGTGTCACCGGCAGCAAAGCCTACAGCTTCCAATACGACACCCGGGGCAACGTCACCCACAACGGCAATCGCGGCTTCACCTTCAACCGCGCCAACCAGCTCACCGACTCAGAAGGCAACCGCTACCGCTACGACGGCCACAACCGCCGGGTCAAAGCCCAGGACAGCCAAGGCACCACCTATACCCTGTACAGCCAATCTGGCAAACTGCTGTACCGGGAATCGGCACAACAAGCGGTGGCCTACATCTACCTCGGGAACAAGCTGATCGCCAAAGACGGCATCCAGCCTGCCAGCCAGAACAGC carries:
- a CDS encoding transposase, with protein sequence MGLPRKALVSLDNTPYYHCVSRCVRRAFLCGRDERTGQCFEHRRQWIEDRLLELAEVFALDVCAYAVMSNHYHVVLHINEAQAAGWELREVVERWHQLCKGSVLSQRFIRGEVLDSAELARLAEVADGWRARLMDISWFMRMLNESIAREANREDQCTGRFWEGRFKSQALLDERALAACLAYVDLNPIRAKMVQTPEASDHTSIKRRIEAARKARQPRNLFPFAGNPRESMPEGIPLPLDGYLELVDWSGRILREGKRGAIDERLPPILDRLQIDPQHWLYLNRNFESRFKSLVGAAHSMRSACERLGKRWAQGIRDCERYFSPPTAS